From Erwinia sp. HDF1-3R, one genomic window encodes:
- a CDS encoding amino acid ABC transporter ATP-binding protein, protein MPLITINQVQKYYGDNHVLKGVDLDVDMGEVISIIGRSGSGKSTLLRCMNGLEAYQEGSIKLGGMTITHRDSQAREISRSIGMVFQNFNLFPHMTALENVMLAPRRVLKKSEAACRTLAAQMLEKVGLGDRMNYYPANLSGGQQQRVAIARALAMSPKVLLCDEITSALDPELVGEVLKVLEQLAREGMTLILVTHEMNFAREVGDRVVFMHQGRVWEQGDSRTVFANPQTQELKQFISSVRGLGQAQGD, encoded by the coding sequence ATGCCGCTCATCACCATTAATCAGGTACAGAAATACTACGGTGATAACCACGTCCTTAAGGGTGTGGATCTCGACGTCGATATGGGCGAAGTGATCTCGATTATTGGCCGCAGCGGCTCCGGCAAAAGCACCCTGCTGCGCTGTATGAATGGCCTTGAAGCCTATCAGGAGGGCAGCATTAAGCTGGGCGGTATGACCATCACCCACCGCGACTCGCAGGCGCGCGAGATCAGCCGATCGATCGGCATGGTTTTCCAGAACTTCAATCTGTTCCCGCACATGACCGCGCTGGAAAACGTCATGCTGGCGCCGCGCCGCGTGCTGAAAAAGAGCGAAGCCGCGTGTCGCACGCTGGCGGCGCAGATGCTGGAAAAGGTCGGGCTCGGCGACCGGATGAACTACTACCCGGCAAACCTCTCTGGTGGACAGCAGCAGCGGGTGGCGATTGCGCGTGCGCTGGCGATGTCGCCAAAGGTGCTGCTGTGCGACGAAATCACCTCTGCGCTCGATCCCGAGCTGGTCGGCGAGGTGTTAAAGGTGCTTGAGCAGCTGGCCCGCGAGGGCATGACCCTGATTCTGGTCACTCACGAAATGAACTTCGCCCGGGAAGTGGGCGATCGCGTGGTGTTTATGCATCAGGGCCGCGTCTGGGAGCAGGGAGACAGCAGGACGGTATTTGCCAACCCGCAGACCCAGGAACTGAAACAGTTTATCTCGTCCGTGCGCGGCCTCGGCCAGGCGCAGGGCGACTGA
- a CDS encoding alanine--glyoxylate aminotransferase family protein, producing the protein MELSHYPQINPPPRLLMGPGPINADPRVLRAMSSQLLGQYDPAMTHYMNEVMALYRGVFRTENRWTLLIDGTSRAGIEAILLSSIRPGDKVLVPVFGRFGHLLCEIARRCRAEVHTIEVPWGEVFTPDRIEDAIKAVRPRLLLTVQGDTSTTMLQPLNELGAICKKYGVLFYTDATASLAGNVLETDAWGLDAVSAGMQKCLGGPSGTSPVTLSPQIEAAIRRRKCVEQGIRTADHQQGEEEMIWSNYFDLGMIMDYWGPERLNHHTEATSALFGARECARVILEEGLEKGIARHQLHGDALLKGIQGMGLEVFGDLQHKMSNVLGVVIPKGINGDQVRHLMLEDFGIEIGTSFGPLHGKVWRIGTMGYNARKACVMTTLSALESVLTHLGYQTTQGAAMQSAWDRYAQENG; encoded by the coding sequence ATGGAATTAAGCCACTACCCGCAGATTAACCCGCCCCCGCGCCTGCTGATGGGCCCCGGCCCGATCAATGCCGACCCCCGCGTGCTGCGCGCGATGTCCAGCCAGCTGCTCGGCCAGTATGACCCGGCGATGACCCATTACATGAACGAGGTGATGGCGCTGTATCGCGGCGTGTTTCGCACCGAAAACCGCTGGACGCTGCTGATTGACGGTACTTCCCGCGCCGGGATCGAGGCGATTTTACTGTCGTCGATCCGCCCCGGCGACAAAGTGCTGGTGCCGGTATTCGGTCGCTTTGGTCATCTGCTGTGTGAAATTGCCCGCCGCTGCCGCGCGGAGGTGCACACCATCGAGGTGCCCTGGGGCGAGGTCTTTACGCCGGACAGGATCGAGGACGCGATCAAAGCCGTGCGCCCGCGCCTGCTGCTGACCGTGCAGGGCGATACCTCCACGACGATGCTTCAGCCGCTGAACGAGCTGGGTGCCATCTGTAAAAAGTATGGCGTGCTGTTCTACACCGATGCCACCGCGTCGCTGGCCGGTAACGTGCTGGAAACCGATGCCTGGGGGCTGGACGCGGTCTCCGCCGGGATGCAGAAGTGCCTCGGCGGCCCGTCAGGCACCTCGCCTGTCACCCTCAGCCCGCAAATCGAGGCGGCGATCCGCCGGCGTAAATGCGTGGAGCAGGGGATCCGCACCGCCGATCACCAGCAGGGTGAAGAGGAGATGATCTGGTCGAACTATTTCGATCTCGGCATGATCATGGACTACTGGGGACCGGAGCGGCTGAATCACCATACCGAGGCCACCAGCGCGCTGTTCGGCGCACGCGAATGCGCCCGGGTGATTCTGGAAGAGGGGCTGGAAAAGGGGATTGCCCGCCACCAGCTGCACGGCGATGCGCTGCTGAAAGGCATTCAGGGTATGGGGCTGGAGGTCTTTGGCGATCTGCAACATAAGATGAGCAACGTGCTGGGGGTGGTGATTCCAAAGGGGATCAACGGCGACCAGGTGCGCCATCTGATGCTGGAGGATTTTGGCATTGAAATCGGCACCTCGTTTGGCCCGCTGCACGGCAAGGTGTGGCGTATTGGCACCATGGGCTACAACGCGCGCAAAGCGTGCGTGATGACCACCCTGAGCGCGCTGGAGTCGGTGCTGACGCATCTTGGCTACCAAACGACCCAGGGCGCGGCCATGCAGTCGGCGTGGGATCGCTATGCGCAGGAGAACGGCTGA